One region of Triticum aestivum cultivar Chinese Spring chromosome 6B, IWGSC CS RefSeq v2.1, whole genome shotgun sequence genomic DNA includes:
- the LOC123138248 gene encoding auxin efflux carrier component 1a has product MITGTDFYHVMTAVVPLYVAMILAYGSVKWWGIFTPDQCSGINRFVALFAVPLLSFHFISTNNPYTMNLRFIAADTLQKLMMLAMLTAWSHLSRRGSLEWTITLFSLSTLPNTLVMGIPLLKGMYGDFSGSLMVQIVVLQCIIWYTLMLFMFEYRGARMLITEQFPDTAGAIASIVVDPDVVSLDGRSNAIETEAEVKEDGKIHVTVRRSSASRSDIYSRRSMGFSSTTPRPSNLTNAEIYSLQSSRNPTPRGSSFNHTDFYSMVGRSSNFGAADAYGIRTGATPRPSNYEEDAPKPKHPAPGAGHYPAPNPAVAAAPKGPKKPATNGQAKGEDLHMFVWSSSASPVSDVFGGGAPDYNDAAAAKSPRKMDGAKEREDYNVERDDFSFGNRGALDRDTEAGDEKAMTADPNNAMSAGQTAMPPTSVMTRLILIMVWRKLIRNPNTYSSLIGLIWSLVCFRWNFTMPAIVLGSISILSDAGLGMAMFSLGLFMALQPRIIACGNKVATYAMAVRFLAGPAVMTAASFAVGLRGTLLHVAIVQAALPQGIVPFVFAKEYSVHPDILSTAVIFGMLIALPITLVYYILLGL; this is encoded by the exons ATGATCACGGGCACGGACTTCTACCACGTGATGACGGCGGTGGTGCCGCTGTACGTGGCCATGATCCTCGCCTACGGCTCCGTCAAGTGGTGGGGCATCTTCACGCCGGACCAGTGCTCCGGGATCAACCGCTTCGTCGCGCTCTTCGCCGTCCCCCTCCTCTCCTTCCACTTCATCTCCACCAACAACCCCTACACCATGAACCTGCGCTTCATCGCCGCCGACACGCTGCAGAAGCTCATGATGCTCGCCATGCTCACCGCCTGGAGCCACCTCTCCCGCCGCGGCAGCCTCGAGTGGACCATCACCCTCTTCTCCCTCTCCACGCTCCCCAACACGCTCGTCATGGGCATCCCGCTGCTCAAGGGCATGTACGGCGACTTCTCCGGCAGCCTCATGGTGCAGATCGTCGTGCTCCAGTGCATCATCTGGTACACCCTCATGCTCTTCATGTTCGAGTACCGCGGCGCCCGCATGCTCATCACCGAGCAGTTCCCCGACACCGCCGGCGCCATCGCCTCCATCGTCGTCGACCCGGACGTCGTCTCGCTCGACGGCCGCAGCAACGCAATCGAGACCGAGGCCGAGGTCAAGGAGGACGGCAAGATTCACGTCACCGTCCGCCGCTCCAGCGCCTCCCGCTCCGACATCTACTCCAGGCGCTCCATGGGCTTCTCCAGCACCACGCCGCGCCCCAGCAACCTCACCAACGCCGAGATCTACTCGCTGCAGTCGTCGCGGAACCCCACGCCCAGGGGCTCCAGCTTCAACCACACCGACTTCTACTCCATGGTCGGCCGGAGCTCCAACTTCGGCGCCGCCGACGCGTACGGCATCCGCACCGGCGCCACGCCGCGCCCGTCCAACTACGAGGAGGACGCGCCCAAGCCCAAGCATCCGGCGCCCGGGGCGGGGCACTACCCCGCGCCGAACCCGGCGGTGGCCGCGGCGCCCAAGGGACCAAAGAAGCCGGCCACGAACGGACAGGCCAAGGGCGAGGACCTCCACATGTTCGTCTGGAGCTCCAGCGCGTCGCCGGTGTCGGACGTCTTCGGCGGCGGCGCGCCGGACTACAACGACGCGGCGGCCGCCAAGTCCCCCCGCAAAA TGGATGGAGCCAAGGAGAGGGAGGACTACAACGTGGAGCGAGACGACTTCAGCTTCGGGAACAGGGGCGCGCTGGACCGGGACACGGAGGCCGGCGACGAGAAGGCCATGACGGCGGACCCGAACAATGCGATGAGCGCGGGGCAGACGGCGATGCCGCCGACGAGCGTGATGACGCGGCTGATCCTGATCATGGTGTGGCGCAAGCTCATCCGCAACCCCAACACCTACTCCAGCCTCATCGGCCTCATCTGGTCGCTCGTCTGCTTCAG GTGGAACTTCACGATGCCGGCAATCGTCCTGGGATCCATCTCCATCCTGTCGGATGCGGGGCTAGGAATGGCCATGTTCAGCCTCG GTCTGTTCATGGCGCTGCAGCCGCGGATCATCGCGTGCGGGAACAAGGTGGCGACGTACGCCATGGCGGTGCGGTTCCTCGCCGGGCCGGCCGTCATgaccgccgcctccttcgccgtggGCCTCCGCGGCACGCTCCTGCACGTCGCCATCGTCCAG GCCGCGCTGCCGCAGGGCATTGTCCCCTTCGTCTTCGCCAAGGAGTACAGTGTGCACCCCGACATCCTCAGCACAGC GGTCATATTCGGCATGCTCATCGCCCTGCCCATCACGCTCGTCTACTACATCCTGCTCGGCCTGTGA